CTTGCGGTAACGGTGATCCAATCCCTCCAAATAGTGGCTCAGGCCAGCCTTGCTCGAGCCATACAAGACTACCGGTTTTCGTCCACGGTCTCCCGCGACAGACGAAAACACCACGAGACGGCCGCCCCCACGTGCCAGCAGGCGCTTGCGGACGTGCTCACAAAACAGGACCGAGTTGGCGTAGTTGACCAGGAGCAGGCGCTGCGCCAAATCCGGATCCGCTTCGAGCTCATCCTGCGAAGCGAACATGCCGGCGCTCACCACGACGGTATCGAAGCCGTCCAGAGCAGCGTCCGCTGCATCGAGCGCGCCCTCGAATTGCTGCGGCCTCTCGAGGTCGCACGGTGCCGTTCCCACGCGTGCCACGCCCGGCGCACGGGCTTCCAGATCGCGTGCGCTGCGCTCGAGCTCGCCGGGTTCGATCCCGAGCAGAAAGACCTGATCGCCGCGCCGGATCATTTCTCTTGCCAGCGCGCGCCCCATCCCCTTGCTTGCACCGAGCATGACCGCTCTCACGACAATGGCCGATCAGTTGCCTTGGGACCCGCCACAAAATAGCCTGCCCACCTCGCAGGCTCCAACCGCCGCTGGCTGTGTTGCTCCTCCTCGAAATACCTGCAGTATTCCTCGTCGTCGCGCCTTGCCAGCGACGGCCGGCCCTCTGCGATCTGCACAGGCTATTGTGTGGCGGCGGGTCCTTATCACCGCTGCGTGGCACGGTCAAACCCGATCAAGCCCCCGATCAAGCTGTGATCAAACCCTAATCAAGACCCCTCCCAAGCCGTTTTCGAGCGTGGCGCGCTTGCCAGCGATGCCGGTGGGGCCAACCTTCGGACACATGAGACCAGAACGGCAGGACACGCTGTGGATGGGTCAGGCCTTGGCGCTGGCGCGCTCTGGCATGGGACAGACCTGGCCAAACCCCTCGGTGGGCTGTGTCATCGTCAAGAGCAGCAGTGCTATCGGGCAGGCCTGCACGGCACCCGGTGGCCGCCCTCACGCCGAGACCCTGGCGCTTCGACAGGCGGGCGATGACGCGCGCGGTGCTACCGCCTATGTGACCCTCGAGCCGTGCAGCCATTTCGGAGTCACCTCGCCCTGCAGCGCCGCCTTGGCGGAGGCTGGGCTGCAGCGTGTGGTCGTTGCGGTGCGGGACCCCGATCCCCGAGTCAACGGGCTGGGGATCGCCCAGCTGGTCGCGAGGGGGCTCCGCGTGGATCTCGGTGTTTGCGCCGCGCAGGCAAAGACCTTGATCGCGGGTTTCGCCATGCGAGTGAGCTACGGACGGCCGTTGGTTTCCCTCTGGCACGAACCAGCCGGGAAAGACCCTGCGGCCAAGCCCAACGGCTGGCACTGCGACGCGACCTTGGCGAGCGTTTCGTTCGCTTTGGCGCGCCGTCATGACTACGGCCGTTTCGTGCACGGCCTGCGCGTGCTGCTGGACCTGGACGTTGAGTCACCACGCGCGCTTGTGGCCGATCCCCCACCCTTGCCGGCGTGGCTGCTGCTGCCGAGCCGGCCGCGGGAAGCAGCAGAGCTCAGGCGTCTCGGGATCGAGCTGTGCGAGCTGGCCTGCGGCGGCCATCAGCCCGACGCGAAAGCTGCGGACACCCTTGCCCGAGCACGAAACCAGGGTAGCTGGAACGCGCGCGGGCGGCTGGGTCGGGCCGCCCTTGGCACCGCCCTAGCCGCGCTCGGCGCACGGGGCCTCACGCACGTGGGTGTTCATGAGCTCGACCCCCTCGCAGCCCAGCTGAAGCAACGGCAGCTCGTGCCTTAGGGCTCGTGACAGAATAGACAGATCGGCTGCGGCCGTGCAGGGCGGCGTGCTCGCCACCATGAAAATGCGCACACTCTTTGGCGACGTCGTCGTGGGGACCAAAACCTCATCCGACAGCCCCGAAATTCGGCGAGTCGGGGCAGCTGGCTGGAAAAGGATCGTGCAGCGGCGACGCCCGCGGCATCCGTGAGTCCTGGGATATCGACAGGCGTGGAGCTGTTGGTCGTCGTGCCGTTGCCGAGCTGGCCATTTCCGTTGCGGCCCCAGGGCGGAGCCTCCCATGGCTACGCGGCCTCGATTTCGACATGGTAATCGAGCCCCGCCTTGCGTACCTGGTCTTGCAGCGCGAGACGCACAAACTGACGCTCGTTGTGCCCCAAGACCCGAGCGTATTCCGCGGCAAGCGCCGGGCTGACAAGCTTCCGGCCCTTCTCGATGTCGCATAGGTGCGAGCGCGACACTCCCATACGCTCGGCGAGCGCCACCTGTGTGAGGCCCTCGCGCTCACGAATCGCGCCGAGTGCATCACCGAAGCTCAAGGGCTCCCCACGAAGCTCCTCGAGGAACGACCGCGCGCGGGTCTTCTTCTTGGTACTCATGCTTGGTCACCTCTTCGACGGACACGAACTCGATGCGAGCCGCGCCAGCGCCGTCACGCTTGACCTCGTAGATGGCCCGATACGCGATGTTGAGGCGAATCGAACGCTGGCCTTTGCGCTTTCCCCTCAGCGGCTCGTCGTGATAGCCGGGAATCCTCCTGACGACCTCGAGCCCTTCGTCCTCGACAAGTTCGACCCAGACGTCGAGCGCGTCGACGATGCGCCGTGGTACGCGGCGCAGCTGCTTCTTGGCCCGGAGGCTGATCTGGACATCTCTGATCATTCACCCAACCAGTGTACACCAAATCGGTGTACGGGCAATCCTGAGACGGGGGCGGGCAAAGGAGGCACGGGCGCCGGCCCAGACGGCGCCCTGTTCGGCCAACCGCTGTCGCGGCTGGAAGATCGATAAGCCCATGCTTACGCAGGTAGCGCTCGAGCTCTTTCGTACGCGCGGCCGGCCCCTGCCCCCCTTGTGCCACCTCGCTAGCGCGCGGCGCCGGCGTGAACGCATCGCCTGTTGCCGGATCACCCATCCCGGTCGGAGCGGGGGTTCCCGTACCTGGGGAACCGATGTTCCAGGCTGGCAACGTTGGACATCGGAAGCATGAGCTGTTTCATGCGAGCCAGTGTCCTTCATACGCGGGCTTGCTTCATCTGCCGTCCCAACAAGCTCGCTGCCATGCACCACATCCCACACGCGCAGCATTGCTTTCACGGAGACAGTCGCCCGCCCACTGAGCGTGAAGACTCCGGCCGAAGGCTCGAGCATCCAACAAGGAATCAGAATCCTGCTGCCTTCAGCAAACACCGTCGCGACCCGAGCACCTCGCCGCGACTGCCAATAGACTTCCAGCTCCTGGCCACACAAGGGGTGAAACGGGTAGTAGACAACGACTCGTTCGAAGGGGGTCTCGTGAGTGCGTCGTGATGAGCAACCACGTCCATGGCACGTACACCGACACGCCGGGGTGCTGCCCGATTTCCTGCGTGACTTCGGCAAGGAAACGGCCCTCGCGCTCAACTTGCAGCCACCAAGGTGGCGCAGACGCCGCCACTTAGCCGGCGAACGCCAACCCGGGTGAGGTCAGGTCCCGGTGGACTAGGGACTCCGCGA
This DNA window, taken from Pseudomonadota bacterium, encodes the following:
- a CDS encoding SDR family NAD(P)-dependent oxidoreductase encodes the protein MRAVMLGASKGMGRALAREMIRRGDQVFLLGIEPGELERSARDLEARAPGVARVGTAPCDLERPQQFEGALDAADAALDGFDTVVVSAGMFASQDELEADPDLAQRLLLVNYANSVLFCEHVRKRLLARGGGRLVVFSSVAGDRGRKPVVLYGSSKAGLSHYLEGLDHRYRKQGLVVVCVKPGFVKTGMTAGLKPPPFAGEPRQVARQVLAAIDRGSPVVYTPSPWRLVMLAIRALPRAVMRRVDF
- the ribD gene encoding bifunctional diaminohydroxyphosphoribosylaminopyrimidine deaminase/5-amino-6-(5-phosphoribosylamino)uracil reductase RibD: MRPERQDTLWMGQALALARSGMGQTWPNPSVGCVIVKSSSAIGQACTAPGGRPHAETLALRQAGDDARGATAYVTLEPCSHFGVTSPCSAALAEAGLQRVVVAVRDPDPRVNGLGIAQLVARGLRVDLGVCAAQAKTLIAGFAMRVSYGRPLVSLWHEPAGKDPAAKPNGWHCDATLASVSFALARRHDYGRFVHGLRVLLDLDVESPRALVADPPPLPAWLLLPSRPREAAELRRLGIELCELACGGHQPDAKAADTLARARNQGSWNARGRLGRAALGTALAALGARGLTHVGVHELDPLAAQLKQRQLVP
- a CDS encoding helix-turn-helix domain-containing protein, translated to MSFGDALGAIREREGLTQVALAERMGVSRSHLCDIEKGRKLVSPALAAEYARVLGHNERQFVRLALQDQVRKAGLDYHVEIEAA